The following coding sequences are from one Bufo bufo chromosome 2, aBufBuf1.1, whole genome shotgun sequence window:
- the LOC120990888 gene encoding tigger transposable element-derived protein 1-like, whose protein sequence is MAPKKHSGKKKVRSSNEGDKNSNAGDKNVQRKHGGKKKVQSSSKGDSKVVKKITIELKKEIIEKPDRGIRVTDLASEYKMAKSTISTILKNKAAIKGADVAKGVTMLTKQRTQVLEEVEKLLLVWLNEKQLAGDSVSEAMICEKARKLHSDLLQRSPSTSAASDEFKASRGWFEKFRRRSGIHSVIRHGEASSSDKAAAEAYKLDFAEFMKTEGYVPQQVFNCDETGLFWKKMPNRTYITQEEKALPGHKPMKDRLTLLLCANASADLKIKPLLVYHSQTPRAFRQQNVNKARLPVMWRANAKAWVTRQLFMEWLHEVFAPTVRKYLSDNQLPERCLLLMDNAPAHPPALVDDMDAEYDFIKVKFLPPNTTPLLQPMDQQVICNFKKLYTKALFTRCFNVTEETSLTLKDFWKKHFNVVHCINLIDKAWEEVTPRTLNSAWRKLWPECVAEREHDFEGSDAEVVEEIVSMGKSMGLDVDGADVEELVEEHREELTTEELSELHSEQQKALLEEHSTEEEEEREEVSSDAIKSIMQKWNECHDFFEKHHPNITVMNRVLNLMNDNVVSHFRRVMQHRKRQVTLDRFFRKTEPAARRQRREETPEGDPPDVLMEGDSPSKQ, encoded by the exons ATGGCTCCCAAGAAGCATAGTGGAAAGAAGAAAGTGCGGAGCAGCAATGAAGGTGATAAGAACAGCAATGCag gTGACAAGAATGTGCAGCGCAAGCATGGTGGCAAAAAGAAAGTGCAGAGCAGTAGTAAAGGTGACAGCAAGGTTGTGAAGAAAATAACCATTGAGCTGAAGAAGGAAATTATAGAAAAGCCTGACCGTGGTATTCGTGTGACTGATCTGGCCTCGGAGTACAAGATGGCAAAGTCAACAATCTCAACTATTCTGAAAAACAAAGCCGCCATCAAAGGAGCTGATGTTGCAAAAGGAGTAACAATGTTAACCAAGCAGAGGACGCAAGTGCTGGAAGAGGTGGAAAAACTTTTGTTGGTGTGGTTGAATGAGAAACAGCTGGCAGGTGATAGCGTTAGTGAAGCTATGATCTGTGAGAAAGCCAGGAAATTGCACAGTGATTTACTGCAAAGAAGCCCCTCTACAAGTGCAGCAAGTGACGAATTTAAAGCCAGTAGGGGGTGGTTTGAAAAATTCCGCAGGAGAAGTGGCATCCACAGTGTGATTAGACATGGTGAGGCTTCCAGTTCTGACAAGGCCGCAGCAGAAGCCTACAAGTTAGACTTTGCGGAATTCATGAAGACAGAAGGATACGTCCCTCAACAAGTTTTCAACTGTGATGAAACAGGgctcttctggaaaaaaatgcCTAACAGAACCTATATCACGCAGGAGGAAAAGGCACTACCAGGGCACAAGCCCATGAAGGACAGATTGACCCTTTTGCTGTGTGCCAACGCAAGCGCCGATCTGAAAATTAAACCACTACTGGTGTACCATTCTCAAACCCCTCGTGCATTTAGGCAacaaaatgtgaacaaggccagaCTGCCCGTCATGTGGAGAGCCAATGCCAAAGCTTGGGTCACAAGGCAATTGTTTATGGAATGGCTGCACGAGGTGTTTGCACCCACCGTCAGAAAATATCTTTCTGATAACCAGCTGCCTGAAAGGTGCCTTCTTCTGATGGACAATGCCCCGGCACACCCTCCAGCCTTGGTGGATGATATGGATGCTGAGTATGACTTCATCAAGGTAAAGTTCCTCCCCCCCAACACAACACCACTTCTGCAGCCCATGGACCAGCAAGTCATCTGCAACTTCAAGAAGCTGTACACAAAGGCGCTCTTCACTAGGTGTTTTAATGTCACTGAAGAGACGTCCTTGACTTTGAAAGACTTCTGGAAGAAACATTTCAATGTTGTCCACTGCATTAACCTCATTGACAAAGCCTGGGAAGAGGTCACTCCCCGAACCCTAAATTCAGCCTGGAGGAAACTGTGGCCAGAATGTGTCGCTGAACGTGAACATGACTTTGAAGGGTCTGATGCAGAGGTAGTGGAGGAAATTGTGTCCATGGGCAAGAGTATGGGTCTGGACGTTGATGGTGCTGATGTGGAAGAGCTTGTTGAGGAACATAGGGAGGAGCTGACCACGGAAGAACTTTCTGAACTCCACAGTGAGCAGCAGAAGGCACTTCTTGAGGAGCATTccactgaggaagaggaagaaAGGGAGGAGGTTAGCAGTGATGCCATAAAATCCATTATGCAAAAATGGAATGAGTGCCATGATTTTTTTGAAAAGCACCACCCCAACATAACTGTCATGAACAGAGTGCTAAATCTCATGAATGATAATGTGGTCTCTCATTTCCGGAGGGTTATGCAGCACAGGAAGAGACAAGTGACATTGGACAGATTTTTCAGAAAAACTGAGCCTGCAGCTaggagacaaaggagagaggaaaCCCCTGAAGGAGATCCCCCTGATGTCCTTATGGAGGGGGACTCTCCCTCCAAACAATAA